In Actinoplanes derwentensis, the following proteins share a genomic window:
- a CDS encoding DUF4097 family beta strand repeat-containing protein — MTRRVALILAAASVGALAGCDGVVGARMTFDDTEKNKITAIVLAGGHGDIMVATETGATETKIRRIVQGGTGVDTSYQVAGGVLTLDTDCGRDCGISYEITAPPGVAVRGELTSGDVTLSAVGPVDLQLTSGDVMVERATGPVKLRATSGDVQVIGGTGVDLESRSGNLDVLESTGPVTARLTSGDISLSLIEPSSVTASTTSGEINLMVPPGDYKVSATTGNGEARVEEIKSNPKATNVLDLRTRDGDIAVVAG, encoded by the coding sequence ATGACCCGAAGAGTTGCCCTGATCCTCGCCGCCGCCTCCGTGGGCGCCCTGGCCGGCTGCGACGGCGTGGTGGGTGCCCGGATGACCTTCGACGACACCGAGAAGAACAAGATCACCGCGATCGTGCTGGCCGGTGGCCACGGCGACATCATGGTCGCCACCGAGACCGGCGCGACCGAGACGAAGATCCGCCGGATCGTCCAGGGCGGCACCGGAGTCGACACCTCCTACCAGGTGGCCGGCGGGGTGCTGACGCTCGACACCGACTGCGGACGCGATTGCGGCATCAGTTACGAGATCACCGCCCCGCCCGGGGTGGCCGTGCGCGGCGAGCTGACCTCCGGCGACGTGACACTGAGCGCGGTCGGCCCGGTCGACCTGCAACTGACCTCGGGCGACGTGATGGTGGAGCGCGCCACCGGCCCGGTCAAGCTGCGGGCCACCTCGGGCGACGTGCAGGTGATCGGCGGCACCGGGGTCGACCTGGAGTCCCGGTCCGGCAACCTCGACGTGCTGGAGAGCACCGGCCCGGTGACCGCCCGGCTCACCTCCGGCGACATCTCCCTCAGCCTGATCGAGCCGTCGTCGGTGACCGCGTCGACGACCAGCGGCGAGATCAACCTGATGGTCCCACCCGGCGACTACAAGGTCTCCGCCACCACCGGCAACGGCGAGGCCCGGGTCGAGGAGATCAAGAGCAACCCGAAGGCCACCAACGTCCTGGACCTGCGCACCCGCGACGGCGACATCGCGGTCGTCGCGGGTTAG
- the recO gene encoding DNA repair protein RecO has product MPAGYRRQLYRDDAVVLRAQKLGESDRIVTLLTRRHGRLRAVARGVRRTGSRFGARLEPFGHIDLQLAGSPEGVGSSLHSVSQVEAVSLYGKNLLTDYPRYTAASAICETAERLTPVEREPALRLFQLTLGAVKALAAGEHSGTLVLDAYLLRAMAFAGWAPAITECAVCGTPGRHGAFSVPAGGSVCPDCRPPGAAHPSPDTLGLMSALTSGDWAVADSSAPSVRRECSGLVAAHLQWHMERALRSLPLVDRRELNS; this is encoded by the coding sequence GTGCCCGCCGGATACCGCCGCCAGCTCTACCGCGACGACGCGGTGGTTCTGCGCGCGCAGAAACTCGGCGAGAGCGACCGGATCGTCACCCTGCTGACCCGCCGGCACGGGCGGCTGCGCGCGGTCGCCCGCGGGGTGCGCCGCACCGGCTCCCGCTTCGGGGCCCGGCTCGAGCCCTTCGGGCACATCGACCTCCAGCTGGCCGGTTCTCCCGAGGGCGTGGGCAGCTCCCTGCATTCGGTCAGCCAGGTCGAGGCGGTCTCGTTGTACGGCAAGAACCTCCTCACCGACTACCCGCGATACACGGCGGCCAGTGCGATCTGCGAGACCGCCGAGCGGCTCACCCCGGTCGAGCGGGAACCCGCACTGCGGCTCTTCCAGCTCACGCTCGGGGCGGTCAAGGCGCTCGCGGCGGGAGAGCACTCCGGCACGCTGGTGCTCGACGCGTACCTGCTGCGGGCCATGGCCTTCGCGGGCTGGGCCCCGGCGATCACCGAGTGCGCCGTCTGTGGCACCCCGGGGCGGCACGGTGCGTTCTCCGTGCCGGCAGGGGGCTCGGTCTGCCCCGACTGCCGCCCACCCGGCGCCGCGCATCCCAGCCCGGACACCCTCGGCCTGATGTCCGCCCTCACCTCCGGTGACTGGGCCGTCGCGGACTCCTCGGCGCCCTCGGTGCGCCGCGAGTGCAGCGGCCTGGTCGCCGCCCACCTGCAATGGCACATGGAACGGGCATTACGCTCGCTTCCGCTAGTCGATCGACGGGAGTTGAACTCGTGA
- a CDS encoding MTH1187 family thiamine-binding protein has translation MLVAFSVTPIGVGDSVGDAVAEAVRVVRASGLPNRTDSMFTTIEGEWDEVMAVVKQAVDAVAEVSPRVSLSLKADIRAGVTGALTAKVEFIERKLAE, from the coding sequence ATGCTTGTTGCTTTCTCCGTTACGCCCATCGGGGTCGGGGACTCCGTGGGAGACGCCGTCGCTGAGGCCGTCCGGGTCGTTCGGGCCTCCGGGCTGCCGAATCGGACCGACTCCATGTTCACCACGATCGAAGGCGAGTGGGACGAGGTGATGGCCGTGGTCAAACAGGCCGTCGACGCCGTCGCCGAAGTCTCACCGCGGGTCAGCCTGTCGCTCAAGGCGGACATCCGGGCCGGGGTCACCGGCGCGCTCACCGCCAAGGTCGAGTTCATCGAGCGGAAGCTGGCCGAGTGA
- a CDS encoding HAD family hydrolase: MRRLVMWDIDYTLLRGGGVAARAWKAAFTEVTGVAWRDTPIFGGRTDTDICTEVFAAHGVTDCTHERFFARYVEVVQEIRHEFATQGALMPGVREVLARLAGDPGVVQTLVTGNVPEVAAFKVAAFGLSGSFDAEVGGYGTDDHVRATLVRRCRERAEAKYGEPFHPVVIGDTVHDVTAALANGAVAIAVATGATPAADLAAAGAHVVLPDLSDLEASVQALTTIRA, encoded by the coding sequence GTGAGACGCCTCGTCATGTGGGACATCGACTACACGCTGCTCCGTGGCGGCGGGGTCGCGGCCCGCGCCTGGAAGGCGGCGTTCACCGAAGTGACCGGGGTGGCCTGGCGGGACACGCCGATCTTCGGCGGGCGGACCGACACGGACATCTGCACCGAGGTCTTCGCCGCGCACGGGGTGACCGACTGCACCCACGAGCGGTTCTTCGCCCGCTATGTGGAGGTGGTGCAGGAGATCCGGCACGAGTTCGCCACGCAGGGCGCGCTGATGCCGGGTGTCCGCGAGGTGCTGGCCCGGCTGGCCGGTGACCCGGGCGTGGTGCAGACCCTGGTCACCGGCAACGTTCCGGAGGTGGCCGCGTTCAAGGTGGCGGCGTTCGGGCTGTCCGGCTCGTTCGACGCCGAGGTGGGTGGTTACGGCACGGACGATCATGTGCGGGCCACCCTGGTCCGGCGGTGCCGGGAGCGGGCCGAGGCGAAGTACGGCGAACCGTTCCACCCGGTGGTGATCGGCGACACCGTGCACGACGTGACGGCGGCCCTGGCGAACGGCGCGGTCGCGATCGCGGTGGCGACCGGCGCCACCCCGGCGGCGGACCTGGCCGCCGCGGGCGCCCACGTGGTCCTGCCCGACCTGTCCGACCTGGAGGCGTCAGTCCAGGCCCTGACCACCATCAGGGCCTGA
- a CDS encoding cytidine/deoxycytidylate deaminase family protein, with protein MPDQTVAVELSAEDTKLVTLARHSRTRVGAAEGAAVRDQDGRTYAAASVTLPHLTLSALQGAVAQAVSAGATKLEAAAVVTESVTLEEAGLAAVRDLAAGAPVHLAGPSGAVTGTVGA; from the coding sequence ATGCCTGACCAGACCGTTGCTGTTGAACTGAGCGCCGAGGACACCAAACTGGTGACCCTCGCGCGGCACTCCCGCACCCGGGTGGGCGCGGCCGAGGGGGCGGCGGTCCGGGATCAGGACGGGCGCACCTACGCGGCCGCGTCGGTGACGTTGCCGCACCTGACCCTGAGCGCGCTCCAGGGGGCGGTGGCGCAGGCCGTCTCCGCCGGGGCGACGAAACTGGAGGCGGCCGCGGTCGTCACCGAGTCCGTGACCCTGGAAGAGGCAGGTCTCGCCGCGGTGCGTGATCTGGCGGCCGGCGCTCCGGTCCATCTGGCCGGCCCCAGCGGTGCGGTCACCGGAACGGTCGGTGCCTGA
- a CDS encoding PIN domain-containing protein: protein MVSVCQLTELEIYFSSRSEEHLEKLKATIREHFVDLLLAATAELNRMTILHYDRDFETLLRSPGSRFAGLRSRGQCPDR from the coding sequence GTGGTCTCGGTCTGCCAACTGACCGAACTGGAGATCTACTTCAGCTCCCGGTCGGAGGAACACCTGGAGAAGCTCAAAGCGACGATCCGAGAGCACTTCGTCGATCTTCTGCTGGCTGCGACGGCCGAGCTCAACCGGATGACGATTCTGCACTACGACCGTGACTTCGAAACGTTGCTGAGGTCACCGGGCAGCCGGTTCGCTGGGTTGCGGAGCCGGGGACAGTGCCCTGATCGATGA
- a CDS encoding PhoH family protein, with amino-acid sequence MTGTPNESSTGSTSPVRAQTKISVNDPKIMVNLLGAKDEILRLIERDLDSDVHVRGNEITITGEPAENAIAERLFAELIELIEKGETLTVDAVRRTLQMLEANTSERPAEVLTLNILSRRGRTIRPKTLGQKKYVDAIDQNTIVFGIGPAGTGKTYLAMAKAVQALQAKQVSRIILTRPAVEAGERLGFLPGSLTEKIDPYLRPLYDALHDMLDPETIPRLMAAGTIEVAPLAYMRGRTLNDAFIILDEAQNTTPEQMKMFLTRLGFGAKIVVTGDVTQVDLPGGTTSGLKIVREILRDVEDVHFSELTSSDVVRHRLVAEIVDAYARFDVEQEQQAAQSVHAVPGRAASGGRAPSRRR; translated from the coding sequence ATGACCGGTACGCCGAACGAATCCAGCACTGGCTCGACCAGCCCGGTGCGGGCGCAGACCAAGATCTCGGTGAACGATCCGAAGATCATGGTGAACCTGCTCGGCGCCAAGGACGAGATCCTCCGGCTCATCGAGCGCGATCTCGACAGCGACGTGCACGTCCGCGGCAACGAGATCACCATCACCGGCGAACCCGCGGAGAACGCGATCGCCGAGCGGCTCTTCGCCGAGTTGATCGAGTTGATCGAGAAAGGCGAGACGCTCACCGTCGACGCCGTCCGCCGCACCCTCCAGATGCTCGAGGCGAACACCTCCGAGCGCCCGGCCGAGGTGCTCACCCTCAACATCCTGTCCCGTCGCGGGCGCACCATCCGGCCCAAGACGCTGGGGCAGAAGAAGTATGTCGACGCCATCGACCAGAACACCATCGTCTTCGGCATCGGCCCCGCCGGTACCGGTAAGACGTACCTGGCGATGGCCAAGGCGGTGCAGGCTCTGCAGGCCAAGCAGGTCAGCCGGATCATCCTGACCCGGCCGGCGGTCGAGGCGGGCGAGCGGCTGGGCTTCCTGCCCGGCAGCCTGACCGAGAAGATCGACCCGTACCTGCGGCCGCTCTACGACGCCCTGCACGACATGCTCGACCCGGAGACGATCCCGCGCCTGATGGCGGCCGGCACGATCGAGGTCGCACCACTGGCCTACATGCGTGGAAGAACTCTTAATGACGCTTTCATCATTCTTGACGAGGCTCAGAACACCACGCCCGAGCAGATGAAGATGTTTCTGACGCGGCTCGGGTTCGGCGCGAAGATCGTGGTCACCGGTGACGTGACTCAGGTCGACCTGCCGGGTGGGACCACCAGCGGCCTCAAGATCGTGCGGGAGATCCTGCGTGACGTCGAGGACGTGCACTTCTCGGAGCTGACCAGCTCCGACGTGGTCCGGCACCGGCTGGTCGCCGAGATCGTCGACGCTTACGCGAGGTTCGACGTCGAGCAGGAACAACAGGCAGCACAATCCGTCCATGCCGTGCCGGGCCGGGCCGCCAGCGGTGGCCGGGCGCCGAGTCGCCGGCGCTGA
- a CDS encoding isoprenyl transferase, with protein MSPRPPVPHVSGARPPKLPAAALPKHIAVVMDGNGRWAKERGLSRTKGHEQGEFSLFDTIEGAIELGIPYLSAYAFSTENWKRSPEEVRFLMGFNRDVIRRRRDQLVDLGVRVVWSGRAGRLWKSVISELQTAEEMSRGNKTLTLQFCVNYGGQAEIADAAAAIARDVAAGKLKADKVNEKTIAKYLYHPEIPEVDMFLRPSGEQRTSNFLLWQSAYAEMVYLDTLWPDFDRRHLWYACELYAQRDRRFGGALPNPVSPT; from the coding sequence GTGAGCCCGCGTCCGCCCGTTCCGCACGTCTCCGGTGCCCGGCCGCCCAAGTTGCCGGCCGCCGCGCTGCCGAAGCACATCGCCGTCGTCATGGACGGCAACGGCCGGTGGGCCAAGGAGCGCGGCCTGTCCCGGACCAAGGGGCACGAGCAGGGCGAGTTCTCGCTCTTCGACACGATCGAGGGGGCCATCGAGCTGGGCATCCCCTACCTGTCGGCCTACGCGTTCTCCACCGAGAACTGGAAGCGCTCGCCGGAGGAGGTGCGTTTCCTGATGGGCTTCAACCGGGACGTCATCCGCCGCCGCCGGGACCAGCTCGTCGACCTCGGAGTGCGGGTCGTCTGGTCCGGGCGGGCCGGCCGGCTGTGGAAGAGCGTCATCTCCGAGCTGCAGACCGCTGAGGAGATGAGCCGCGGCAACAAGACGCTCACCCTGCAGTTCTGTGTCAACTACGGCGGCCAGGCGGAGATCGCCGACGCGGCCGCGGCCATCGCCCGGGACGTGGCGGCCGGCAAGCTCAAGGCCGACAAGGTCAACGAGAAGACGATCGCGAAGTACCTCTACCACCCGGAGATCCCCGAGGTGGACATGTTCCTGCGGCCCTCCGGCGAGCAGCGGACGTCCAACTTCCTGCTGTGGCAGTCGGCGTACGCCGAGATGGTCTACCTGGACACCCTCTGGCCCGATTTCGACCGCCGCCACCTGTGGTATGCGTGTGAGCTCTACGCCCAGCGCGACCGGCGTTTCGGGGGTGCCCTGCCGAACCCGGTCAGCCCCACATGA
- a CDS encoding histidine phosphatase family protein — MSGVRHLWIVRHAEALPDQSGLTAAGERQAGLLGERLAAVPFAAVSHSPLPRAVRTAALVAAHLPGVPVRVAEELDDRVPTDDPAASAAMIARFTGPAAEERHELVVTHAFQVAWFARAALETPAERWRDLIPANTGLTVIRYFPGGRTRVIVFNDLAHLPPELRFTGFPPELRLP; from the coding sequence GTGAGTGGAGTTCGGCATCTCTGGATCGTCCGGCACGCCGAAGCCCTGCCGGATCAGAGCGGGCTGACCGCCGCCGGCGAACGCCAGGCCGGCCTGCTCGGTGAGCGGCTGGCCGCGGTGCCGTTCGCGGCCGTCAGTCACAGTCCCCTGCCCCGGGCAGTCCGGACCGCGGCGCTCGTCGCGGCCCACCTGCCCGGGGTTCCCGTGCGGGTGGCGGAGGAACTGGACGACCGGGTTCCCACCGATGACCCCGCCGCGTCGGCCGCGATGATCGCGCGGTTCACCGGTCCCGCCGCCGAGGAGCGGCACGAGTTGGTGGTCACGCACGCCTTCCAGGTGGCGTGGTTCGCCCGGGCGGCGCTGGAGACACCCGCCGAGCGGTGGCGCGACCTGATCCCGGCGAACACCGGCCTGACGGTGATCCGGTACTTCCCGGGCGGCCGGACCCGGGTCATCGTCTTCAACGACCTGGCGCACCTGCCGCCCGAGCTGCGGTTCACCGGGTTCCCGCCGGAGCTGCGGCTTCCCTAG
- a CDS encoding acyltransferase family protein — translation MRNRYLDLLRAVATVRVVTYHVTGWTALTIVFPAMSVMFALGGSLMAASLDRFGVWAVERRLRRLLPSLWMIALIGVTTMLVTGTSSWSGRILLWGFPIDTPEATGWWIQGLSHAWYLRDFLWMVLLSPIVLPLYRRFPLATILTPYLALTVVTLAGFTVPAVLQGLALYGGAWLLGFAHHDGHLAGLGRRRLLGIAAALAVPAVLWTVTHPSLRGYDLNDIPLGNALWSAAFILIVLGWVRPPRVSENRLLTVLNARALTIYLWHVPVVVAVTQFAERHALPLTGWVGVTWRLTVVFVLVGAMTALFGWIEDMAAGRRPVLVPGRRIAMPVSPAPAGAASLSPASVSLSAAPVAADSGSEARAR, via the coding sequence ATGCGAAACCGGTACCTGGACCTGCTTCGTGCCGTCGCGACCGTCCGGGTGGTGACGTACCACGTCACCGGCTGGACGGCGCTCACGATCGTCTTCCCGGCGATGTCGGTGATGTTCGCCCTGGGCGGGTCCTTGATGGCGGCTTCGCTGGACCGGTTCGGAGTGTGGGCGGTGGAGCGACGGCTCCGCCGCCTGCTGCCGTCACTGTGGATGATCGCCCTGATCGGGGTCACCACGATGCTGGTCACCGGCACCTCGTCGTGGAGCGGGCGGATTCTGCTGTGGGGTTTCCCGATCGACACCCCGGAGGCGACCGGCTGGTGGATCCAGGGCCTCAGCCACGCGTGGTACCTGCGTGACTTCCTCTGGATGGTGCTGCTCTCGCCGATCGTGCTGCCGCTCTACCGACGGTTCCCGCTCGCGACGATCCTGACGCCCTATCTGGCGCTGACGGTCGTCACCCTGGCCGGGTTCACCGTCCCGGCGGTCCTGCAGGGCCTGGCTCTGTACGGCGGGGCCTGGCTGCTCGGTTTCGCCCACCACGACGGGCACCTGGCCGGGCTCGGGCGGCGCCGGTTGCTCGGCATCGCGGCGGCGCTGGCCGTCCCCGCCGTCCTCTGGACGGTCACCCACCCCAGCCTGCGGGGGTACGACCTGAACGACATCCCACTCGGCAACGCCCTCTGGTCGGCGGCTTTCATCCTGATCGTGCTCGGCTGGGTCCGGCCGCCGCGGGTGAGCGAGAACCGGCTGCTGACCGTGCTGAACGCGCGTGCCCTCACGATCTACCTGTGGCACGTGCCGGTGGTGGTGGCGGTGACCCAGTTCGCCGAACGGCACGCGCTGCCGCTCACCGGCTGGGTGGGCGTGACCTGGCGGCTCACGGTGGTGTTCGTGCTGGTCGGGGCGATGACCGCGCTTTTCGGCTGGATCGAGGACATGGCCGCCGGCCGGCGCCCGGTGCTGGTGCCCGGCCGCCGGATCGCGATGCCGGTCTCCCCGGCCCCGGCCGGAGCCGCCTCGCTGTCGCCCGCTTCGGTCTCCTTGTCGGCCGCCCCCGTGGCGGCCGACTCGGGATCGGAGGCTCGGGCCAGGTGA
- the ybeY gene encoding rRNA maturation RNase YbeY — MSIEIANESGVEVDTDAILAVARHALDEMGVNPLAELSILLVDIDYMAELNHRWMGSDGPTDVLAFPMDEGSVDHGPGESGTGEPALLGDIVLSPEVAAKQATVAGHTAADELHLLTVHGALHLLGYDHAEPDEEREMFALQNKLLQSWRAGRKAG; from the coding sequence ATGTCCATCGAGATCGCCAACGAGTCGGGAGTCGAGGTCGACACCGACGCGATCCTCGCGGTTGCCCGGCACGCCCTGGACGAGATGGGGGTCAACCCGCTCGCCGAGTTGTCGATCCTTCTCGTCGACATCGACTACATGGCCGAGCTGAACCATCGGTGGATGGGCAGCGACGGCCCCACCGACGTGCTCGCCTTCCCGATGGACGAGGGGAGTGTCGACCACGGTCCCGGCGAGTCCGGGACGGGTGAGCCGGCGCTGCTCGGCGACATCGTGCTCTCGCCGGAGGTGGCCGCGAAACAGGCCACCGTGGCCGGGCACACCGCCGCCGACGAGTTGCACCTGCTCACCGTGCACGGCGCGCTGCACCTGCTCGGCTACGACCATGCCGAGCCGGATGAGGAGCGGGAGATGTTCGCTCTGCAGAACAAGTTGCTGCAGAGCTGGCGGGCCGGCCGCAAAGCCGGCTGA
- a CDS encoding type II toxin-antitoxin system VapB family antitoxin, with translation MANESLNIDGQALMKAAEILGTTAVEETVNAALREVVAKRWRLEALERLGEMGAAGDFDDFLDKRNYRR, from the coding sequence GTGGCTAACGAGTCATTGAACATCGACGGGCAGGCTTTGATGAAAGCCGCCGAGATCCTCGGCACCACCGCGGTCGAGGAGACCGTCAATGCCGCGCTCCGGGAGGTGGTCGCCAAGCGCTGGCGGCTCGAGGCGCTGGAGCGGCTCGGCGAGATGGGTGCGGCAGGAGATTTCGACGATTTCCTGGACAAGCGGAACTACCGCCGGTGA
- the era gene encoding GTPase Era translates to MTGDAKPVFAKRGASRFGAGRPKAPAKAAVTGVSSAEDAPVGVTATGEPRTSTGFERKKHRHKAARPVEPKDEIYRAGFACFVGRPNAGKSTLTNAIVGQKIAITSNKPQTTRHVIRGILHRPDSQLVLVDTPGLHRPRTLLGERLNDLVREVWSEVDVIGVCFPADEPIGRGDRFISAEVGELKAKVVAVVTKVDLVDPATLTKRLLAVSELYDFAEIIPVSAVSGHQVENLTDVLIRHLPESPQLYPDDVLTDEPEQVLIGELIREAALEGVRDELPHSIAVIVEEMLVEGKTTKIYADLYVERDSQKSIVIGTRGARLKDVGSKARTEIEKLLGRRIYLDLHVRVAKEWQRDPKQLRKLGF, encoded by the coding sequence ATGACCGGTGACGCCAAGCCGGTCTTCGCCAAGCGAGGTGCGTCCCGGTTCGGTGCCGGCCGGCCGAAAGCCCCCGCGAAAGCCGCTGTCACGGGCGTCTCCTCTGCCGAGGACGCGCCGGTCGGAGTCACCGCCACGGGCGAGCCCCGTACCAGCACCGGGTTTGAACGCAAGAAGCACCGGCACAAGGCCGCGCGGCCCGTCGAACCGAAAGACGAGATCTACCGCGCCGGTTTCGCCTGTTTCGTCGGGCGGCCGAACGCCGGCAAGTCGACGCTGACCAACGCCATCGTCGGCCAGAAGATCGCGATCACCTCGAACAAGCCGCAGACCACCCGGCACGTCATCCGGGGCATCCTGCACCGGCCGGACTCGCAGCTCGTGCTGGTCGACACGCCCGGTCTGCACCGGCCCCGCACGCTGCTCGGCGAGCGGCTCAACGACCTGGTCCGCGAGGTGTGGAGCGAGGTCGACGTGATCGGCGTCTGTTTCCCCGCCGACGAGCCGATCGGGCGCGGTGACCGCTTCATCTCCGCGGAGGTCGGCGAGCTCAAGGCCAAGGTCGTCGCGGTGGTCACCAAGGTGGACCTGGTCGACCCGGCCACGCTGACGAAGCGGCTGCTAGCGGTGTCCGAACTGTACGACTTCGCCGAGATCATTCCGGTGAGTGCGGTCTCCGGGCATCAGGTGGAGAACCTGACCGACGTGCTGATCCGCCACCTGCCGGAGTCGCCGCAGCTCTACCCGGACGACGTGCTGACCGACGAGCCGGAGCAGGTGCTGATCGGCGAGCTGATCCGGGAGGCGGCGCTGGAGGGCGTGCGGGACGAACTGCCGCACTCGATCGCGGTGATCGTCGAAGAGATGCTCGTCGAAGGCAAGACCACCAAGATCTATGCGGATCTGTACGTGGAACGGGACAGCCAGAAGTCGATCGTGATCGGTACCCGGGGCGCTCGGCTCAAGGACGTCGGATCGAAGGCTCGCACCGAGATCGAAAAGCTGCTCGGCCGACGGATCTACCTTGACCTGCACGTTCGGGTCGCCAAGGAGTGGCAGCGGGATCCCAAGCAGCTCAGAAAACTAGGTTTTTAA
- a CDS encoding hemolysin family protein — translation MDPASAGLPDLQLITIAVVLVLLAGLASMTDAALATVSYARASELDREGRRGAGALAAVASDVVRYVNLLLLLRLLCELTATTLVALVAVDTWGVGWQAALVSAGAMTLVSFVVVGVAPRTLGRQHAYAVGRATAPLVRWLGKVLNPLAKLLILIGNAVTPGKGFPEGPFGSQVELRELVDLAEQRGVVEHGEREMIHSVFGLGDTIAREVMVPRTEMVWIEAPKTLQQALFLFLRSGFSRIPVIGESVDDVLGVLYLKDVIRRTQNGDPNAISQPVDEAMRPANFVPESKPVDDLLSEMQAARNHLVIVVDEYGGTAGLVTIEDILEEIVGEITDEYDVERPPIEHLEDGAVRVTARLPIEDLGSVFGVELPADEVETVGGLLAQTLGRVPIPGAFAEVEGLHLTAEGTTGRRNRIDSVLVRRVRPEPAEQQDENTAENEERQPADA, via the coding sequence ATGGACCCCGCCTCGGCCGGCCTACCGGATCTGCAACTGATCACTATCGCGGTCGTGCTGGTGCTCCTCGCCGGCCTCGCCTCGATGACGGACGCCGCGCTGGCGACCGTCTCCTACGCCCGGGCCAGCGAGCTGGACCGGGAAGGGCGGCGGGGCGCCGGCGCGCTCGCCGCCGTGGCCTCCGACGTCGTCCGTTACGTCAATCTGCTCCTACTGCTCCGGCTGCTCTGTGAGCTGACCGCGACGACGCTGGTGGCGCTCGTCGCGGTGGACACCTGGGGGGTCGGCTGGCAGGCCGCTCTGGTGTCGGCCGGTGCGATGACGCTCGTCAGTTTCGTGGTGGTGGGCGTCGCCCCGCGCACGCTGGGCCGGCAGCACGCGTACGCGGTGGGCCGGGCGACCGCCCCGCTGGTGCGCTGGCTGGGCAAGGTGCTGAACCCGCTGGCCAAGCTGCTGATCCTGATCGGTAACGCGGTGACTCCGGGGAAGGGGTTCCCGGAGGGGCCGTTCGGCAGCCAGGTGGAGTTGCGGGAGCTGGTCGATCTGGCCGAGCAGCGTGGCGTGGTGGAGCACGGCGAGCGCGAGATGATCCACTCGGTGTTCGGGCTGGGTGACACGATCGCCCGCGAAGTGATGGTCCCCCGTACCGAAATGGTGTGGATCGAAGCTCCGAAGACCCTGCAACAGGCGCTTTTTCTCTTCTTGCGGTCGGGTTTCTCGCGGATCCCGGTGATCGGCGAGAGTGTCGACGACGTGCTCGGGGTGCTCTACCTCAAGGACGTGATCCGGCGCACCCAGAACGGGGACCCGAACGCCATCTCGCAGCCGGTCGACGAGGCGATGCGCCCGGCGAACTTCGTGCCGGAGTCGAAACCGGTCGACGATCTGCTGTCGGAGATGCAGGCGGCCCGCAATCACCTGGTGATCGTCGTGGACGAGTACGGTGGCACTGCCGGCCTGGTCACCATCGAGGACATCCTCGAGGAGATCGTCGGCGAGATCACCGACGAGTACGATGTCGAGCGCCCGCCGATCGAGCACCTGGAGGACGGGGCGGTGCGGGTGACCGCACGGCTGCCGATCGAGGACTTGGGTAGCGTGTTCGGTGTCGAACTGCCCGCCGACGAGGTCGAGACCGTCGGTGGCCTGCTCGCCCAGACTCTGGGCCGGGTGCCGATCCCGGGGGCCTTCGCCGAGGTGGAGGGCCTGCACCTGACGGCCGAGGGCACCACCGGCCGGCGTAACCGGATCGATTCGGTGCTGGTGCGCCGGGTGCGTCCGGAACCGGCCGAACAACAAGACGAGAACACCGCCGAGAACGAGGAAAGACAACCTGCCGATGCCTGA